The DNA window gtgatgatgggggcggagtgcctgcatgtgtgcggtgatgatggggggcggtggtgccagtgtgtgaggtgatgatgggggcagtagtgcctgcgtgtgtgcggtgatgatggggacgttagcggcggtgtgtgcggtgatgatgggagcggtagtgccgttgtgcggtgatgatgggggcggtagtgtctgcgtgtgtgcggtgatgatgggggcgctgTTACCAGTGTGTGAGgttatgatgggggcggtagtgccggcgtgcgtgtggtgatgatgggggcagtagtggcggTGTATGCGGTGattatgggggtggtagtgccggtgtgcggtgatgatgggggcggtagtgcctgggtgtgtgcggtgatgatgggggcggtagtgccagggtgtgtgcggggatgataaggtctctctctcttggcatgaaaaataaaaaaaaaataaaaactaatccgtttttttgctggatccgtcgtatacatttttacacaatctgcaatggatccgttgcatcaggcacaagcttGGAGTATGCCTATTGGCAAGAAACGgatatgtgaaaccggccttagccttACAATGTGATGGCGGGACAGGACAATGTGTAATGGAGTCTCAGAATCTACTTCTGCTTTCATTTCCATGTAATCAAATACAATTCTTCTATAAAGTAAAGATCACAAATGTCTCCATTTACATCAAACAGTTTATTTTACAGCAAAGTATAAAAAGTAACACAGGACAATAACGTTTAATAACTTAACATGTTACATTACAATGTATGACATTAATATATTAGTATTACGTCTGTCTGTAAATATTATAAATTAGAACAATAAGAGCATAAAGTCCAGTGCGAGGGCGACATTGCTGAATGTATGAGGAGCCACATTTTATACATGAGGAACATAAGATACTTATGAAATATCGGATACAATGAATTGTGTCTTTTTTTTACAGATTTCTGTGAATTACTGTGATTATAGGAATAaattagacaaaaagactgacggcactcaccaaactgaaatgtgaacaggtgcataacatgacataaaatacaaaaaaatacagtttgcactctgataatgctaaagtatgaaaatcCTGATTGTGTGAATAtatacctgcattactgctaagggaaatctaagaaaaatgagatatttagccaacaaaaagggtcataccttctgaccatgcacccctcccccactacccacaggtgattttatcctatatagcaggttcctacttgcccctacacaagaggtttttaaacccagagagaggcttcaatatagagtaggtacccagttacgagatatgccatgacgtggcgactgggcagatatacaaatggccatttttgtaagctaaatatctaatttttcttagatttcccttagcagtaatgcaggtctatattcacaCAATCATgattttcatactttagcatttcagcgtgcaaactgtcttttttgtagAAACAAATTGTCTTATACTTAAGATGTCTTGGTGAAGAAATTAGGAGCGTGGTCCTGGAAGTGCTTATATTCATCTGTTCCCGCCACCAGAACAGTTGCAGGAAAAGTCCTGGGACGTTCTGGGTCCTGTAAGAGAAGCACAATCTGTGTTAGTGAGTGATCGTTACTCTTCGGTAATATCTGTCACCCATCGGCAGCAATATTATCAGGAGATCTATAATTACATTGCAAAGAAATGAAATACCATAAAGGCTGGCCATGCACCTTCACTGTGGTGTAAGACCCCCCGAGAAACTATAGAGGACAAGGGCTGGGGAATTGTCCTAAAGCTGATGTCTGTCGGAGCCTGAGATCATCACTGGGGGACATCTTTATGGTTGCCCCCTCTGTGACCCTCCACTATGTCCACCAGTGACTCCACCAGTTACATCAGTGGGTGCAGTTTATGGTATGTCATCTGCAGATACTATAAATACTATATTATTGTCTGTAGCTGAGATAATAAATCACTGAATATTTTCTAGTTTTCCTTATTTACTTAGTTGTTATTTTGTGTGACCTGTTTGGTCATTTTACATTATTTCTGGTGTTTCTCCTCTTGGGTGAGGCCAACCTTCTTCTTTGAGTATGATTCCCTCCCGATTTACAACCTTCTGGGTTTTGATTTCTTACCTTCACAGGATAAGCTGTCGTAGGAACATAACGGATGACAAATCCACATCTTCGCCTGTCAGACATGTTGGGCTCACTGGCATGAACAGTCAGACCATCGTGGACCTGTCAGTATCGGGATACAAGGGTTGTTCAATACACAAGTCTCACACATTACACTTGGCTTATTATATGGAAACTCATCATCAACATTTCAATTTCTGCTGAATATTCAGAGCTTTTTATATTAGTACATCCTATTCTTCTCTGGGATTGGGATTTATCCATAGAGATGTCTGTCCGTGACTTATCTATATGGAGGACAGTGTTATGGACATGACGTCGTCCTTCTCCACATCCGGTGCTGGTATCTTCCATAATGACACATTCCCATTCATCCTTATAGAAATTTACTGACACATAGAAGTGCTGTCTTGGTTTTGTCAGTAAATATATCAGAAAAGGACATTTCTATTACATTAATAGCAGAGGATGAAGCTGTAATAAAACCATTTCTCCTACTTGTACAGATCTCTACACAATATTAATGTCACTGTTATATTCTGAGGGGCTGTACGGTGATAACGCACTGAATAATGTAATAATCTGTGATGTCTGTAGAGGATTATTTCTACTTACAGACATCTGACCGGCTTTAAGTGGACACTCCACCAGGTCTTCTACATTCACCAGGTGCCCTGGGATCTCCTGGTTTGCCGTCAGCATGTTCCCGGGGATCTCTGCAATTCTGTGCTCCAGAATACCTTGTTTATGACTCTCTGGGGTATTAAACATGGTAAATGCAGGTTAGATCTCATGTAAATTCATATAAAGAAGGTTATTTCTAGTGTTACACATTTAGCTATAAAGAAAAAGCCATAAAGAGATCATACCGGGAATGATTTGTAGGACTCCATTTTCTGCATCAACATCATCAAATGCCAGCCATACAGAAGCCACTGGTCCTCCTTCAAATCCCCAGTATCTTTAGAGAAGACAATACTGTTAGGTTATATATGTGTAAGACGTCCATCATTATTATCTACCCGCTTTCATACTCACTTGATATCCTGATGCCAGGCAACATAGGGGGGAGTGTTATCTTTGTGTGGGACCTCGGAGGATGGATATTTACAGATAAATCTGGAGTCTAAAAGAATGACGTTAGGGCCCAGTACAGCTGTGATGGCTTTCAGGAGATTGGGATGGGCAGCGAGATTCATCACCCACTCATACTCCATGTGGATGTTATGTAGATTGTACTGAGTGTACTCTTTACCTGAAGGATACAATATATGGAGGGATCAGGACCTCAGCCGCCATTAATACACACTTACATATATCAATTCTCCAACTCCAATAAATTCTTCTTTAACAAAATATTCTGATCTTGGATAAATGTGCAATAAATCCTACAAATCACTAATTCATTGTAAAGGTAACACTCACCAAACTTCTCTTCCAGCTTTCCATGCTCCTTCTGAGCTTGGTGCAATTCCTTCTCATCTAATACATCAACTGCCGTCAGGAAGCCATTGGTGTCATAGACGTCCTTCATCTGATTACTGTCAGTCTTCATAGTTTATTAGTGGGATGCTTTCAGCTGTGGTGAGAATGCTTACTCACTGAGCGTATAACTGTGAGCTCCTCACACTGACTTATATACAAATCTGACAGCGGCCCAACCCACGATACTATATCTAAGAACTGGTTATTTTACTTTCTATATTTTTGTTTCCTGTATGAGATAGGAAATGTTATAGCCCTGAGTGATTCTGAAGTCTGAAGAATCAATCACGCTCTAAAGCTCAGAATAGAATTTCCTTGTTTTCTCCTTCTTGCGTCACCGCAGCGTGATTATTGTATCGTCACTGTGGTAAGAGCCCGGTCCTGGAAACTCCACAGCAAATCAGGTAGCAAATGCCAGATATGTCACAagatttaataaaaacatttaattattttttttaaatgtaacatatttaaaaaaatattttcagtaagttttaaaaaatataatgtaGTTAATATTAGATATGAGCGGATCAATCTGCAGAGGATCAGGGTACTGAAATTCATGAAATTCAAACACTTTGAGCTTCGATTCCCGATTGTACAAACCAAGAGGggttcaggatggggacatatatgctaggaaggggacatatataacagaatgTGCCCACAAGGGGGAAATAATTAGCAGGAGGAGCCCGGAATGgggacatttatgctaggaagggacaaataaaccagaatggggacatatatacgaggagcaggacatatataccaggaaggagacagaaagaaggatggagacatatatatatatcagaacgTGCCCAGAAAGGAGATATACATACCAGAAtgtgaccaggatgggacatatataccaggttggagacaaataaaccaggatgggaagaTATAcatcaggagggggacatatatacaaggagggggacatacataccaggaagggcccaagatggagatatatataccaggatgtgacccAGGGGAGGAACATATTtaccaagagggggacagtatatacaaggatggaggacagtatatatcaggatggggaacatatttacaaggctgggggacatatataccaggattggggaacatatttatcaggaagtagcccaggatgtgggacatttaccaggatgggggacatatttcccaggaaggagcccaggatggggggcattagtaCAGGATGcgatattactacataatggggggagatGCAACTTGCATGTCGTTTTAGGATTTAGTGTGCTTAAtgtatacatatgtgacgccctggactagtcaggttgtcccaggtagtgacacacaacaccacaccccctcccaattaggtgacatcagtcaaactaaaaaccttgtcaccaccctccaggtttgatgtccacaccaggggggcggagccacgtggttggctctgcccactgaggagttcacaggcctggaggcgggaaaacacagacacaagttcaagttgacagggcagagtagttttgacatTGAGGGAGGTTGAGTCCAGGGGCAGACCAACCTgcgtccaggcctgccaacagactaccccggtggctgggtcgaagcccagtcacctttgacaaggaggcagacggtggtggccgcctgcaggagctgggattacagccggtggaaccatagggatcggggtcgggcggtggcccgcaagTAACGAACTGGGGAAGCgagtggaaaccggagcaccaggaggggtactcagacccagtacaaagccctgaaccgacagggccgagtcaaatcaactaattgcggactggactttaagacctatcccacacaagacccgttagaagacaacaggccaaccatacagggtaaagccaccgccaaggcatagagacccaaactgccagcgtctgtgggcaaactggctcctccggcatatacaagtcagggagcggactaccgttgcttaagcataggagtcaaaacatatatacaaagaggtgcaggagaaaggcgtaaaccaccaacctattccaggagaagctgcagtcggctgcgggccccgttcatcaccctgtttggtttaccagagactccagtgtattgtgtcatagtgagtacaccagtgccttcaggccgcgcaccgcgctgcaccacaccAGCATATGCCCGCAACCGCTCCCACGCTTCAGCACCTCCCCCGGGCccatcattcccctacccacgaaggggtcaacaccaagctgcgcaacaccgtccccgggaggcctagttaacggcagcggtggtgtccatctattcaccacaacccgtgggtggcgtcaagaacttacatcccaaaccaaaccctcGCGGCCCTGaccgtggaactccccgtcaagtccctgcgtgtagcgccaactcccttgcagagcgacgtgacccccgggtccgtggggagcttgagccaccacccaccgtacgagcacggatccgagcggctcggtggccgTAGCCGATCCCGCGGGGCGGAACACATCCATATACAtaaatctgaccaacatgtggggatgGGGGGAAggtcaggtccaaattttgcacaggggcccatcaacctctagttatgccactgcctaTAGAGTGGAAGCTCTTAAAGTCAGTGGGAACCTCTCTCTTTCCTATGGAGTGTAAACCCTTATGGTCAGCGGGGGCCTTTCTCCCTgatatagaatgtaagctcttgtgatcagctgagatctctctttcttttctcccctCCTCATGTATCTTTCTAGCAATTACAATGTTAGCAATATTGAAATGAGTGCAATTATATTCACCACAAATCAAATTCTTGTGGTAAATTTGGTAACACCAGCAAATATGAAATTCAAaatatccgctcatctctagttagtagGGAATATTTTGGTATTCCATTGTTAGCTACATCTTGAAAAAAATGTTGGGAATTCTCAAGACCTGAAAAAGAACTTTTCTAAATTAATTCACTTTGTATGGACTGTCATAATTTGCAGGGAGGAttggtatattattattattattattattattattattttaaaatgtTGCTGAAATAAGAAAGCATTGTAACATTTTTTTAACATATATTTTATTATGCATTTTTTCTCTGCATATTTTCTACTTGTCTTGAACAAATTTTACATATAAAATGTGAGGCCAAAAACTGAGTCAATTTACAAATACTACAATAAAAATCTTAGAAGTACCGATATCTCTTTCAGTAAAACTTATTGATGACGCTTTGGCTGTTGCTATAACTCCTGAGCTGGGGGTACGGCCATTTCAGTGCAGGGTTTACAATATGATATCGATATTTGATATTACCATTTGCCATTTCATGTGGCTTGTGCTATTATTTGACCTATTGGTTTTTGCTTTTTGTATAGACTTTTCTCAAACTCTACAATTACTATTCATTGTAATATCTCGCTTTATTACACAACTTGTCCCTCTTTACGACTCCATGGAATAACTGCTGTCATCACAAGGCAATTAGCGCATTATCACTGATGACAATATCTGATAAAGAACAGGAATGGcaccacattttttattttatgctttTGATGACTGTTATTACATTTAATTTTAGAAATGTGAATCACTGAAGCAGGTCATTTTATGCAGCAAACATGTTATAAGTTGATTATTTCTTGTATATCAGGAGCGCTGTATCCATAGAAGAAGCATTGTGGAATAAAACTCCTCAATGATCTCACCTTATGTCTATCACATCGTGTGGATATTTAGGAATCCACAGTTTATTCTTTCCAaaaatagaaaacagaaacctggtgacaaatcCCTGTAAAATGTGGCCTTGTCCTCACCGGGGCGTCGTGTCCGGTGAATGTGAAGGTGGAATTTCCATGGAACTGAGCTGAATACTTAATAGCACTAGTACAATATCTCCACCCGCTGATACTACAAGTTGTCTTTTCCCTGGTTAGGAAACGTTTTGTAGACATGTTATATATTGTATGCAGTAATGCACACAGGGGATTGGCGGCAGTAAAGACCTTCCATCTACACTACCGCTATATTATATCCGGTGTCCCTTCATCTGAGGATGGAAATATGTTTATTCTGCTCATGTTAAAAAAAATTTTATCTACATTTTCTGGAGTTTTATGAATAAGATCTGAAGAGGGACATTTCCCTCAAAACGCGTTACGTTACATCTTTAATAAATCCCCCCTTCTCTGAAAGCGCTGGAGCCTTTCTTTCATCCAGGTTTTGTATCCTGTTTTCCTGCAGTATCTTCTCCTCGCTGATCTATCCTTGTACTGCGCTCCTGCACCTGCAGTGACATAGAGGAGGACGTTACTGCCGTCTATCACTGGTTACACACAGGCTGGTATATTCTGAGAAGTCCTTTCTCATGATTTCCCCTGCGCAGTATCACACTATGGGCCACGCTCGGCTTTCTTATAGTTATCTCTTTACTCTTAGCAGAGAACATTTTGAAACTTGTATCAGTCAGAAAGTGACAAATCAGAGGGTCTGAAAACAGAAGAATGAATATATCCTTTATCGAGGAAgactaaaaaataataatactttaTTATTTCACAATGTACTAATACAATTTCATTAAAACTTATAATATCCAAGGGTAGAGGACATGATACAGAGAAGATAAGACGGGACGCTGCAATATGTTCATATAATTACAAGTGTACACAGGATTAGTCacaatatatacagtcatggccaaaagtattggcacccctgaaaatattccagaaaatgaagtttttgtctcagaaaattattgcatttaTATGTTTTCtaatacatatgtttatttcctttgtgtgtattggaaaaacagCCATGAATAGaataaaaaaagcaaattggaaataatttcacacaaatctccaaaaatgggctggaaaAATGTATGGGTAAACAATTTTGTTTGAAGTATGTGATAATTATTTATACTCACAAGAGCCaattgagggacataattactgtatAGGGACAACTGGAAGAAAATATTACTTAGACTGCCAGAATAGTGGACACTATTACTCTACATTGGGAGATATTAATAATATTCCCCATTGTGGCCCATACATCATTAATTACATTAAATTATGGAGCCACAATTGGAGATTATCCAACTGTACTTAGGCAAAAATGATGAATCTATTACTGTACAAGGGCAGAAATGGTGCATGTTACTACTGTATTGGTGCAACTGGGAATCGGTGCATTATTGTTGTATTCTAGCACAAAGATGGACATCACTAATATAGGGAGACATCACTACTG is part of the Anomaloglossus baeobatrachus isolate aAnoBae1 chromosome 9, aAnoBae1.hap1, whole genome shotgun sequence genome and encodes:
- the LOC142250556 gene encoding L-threonyl-[L-threonyl-carrier protein] 4-chlorinase-like encodes the protein MKTDSNQMKDVYDTNGFLTAVDVLDEKELHQAQKEHGKLEEKFGKEYTQYNLHNIHMEYEWVMNLAAHPNLLKAITAVLGPNVILLDSRFICKYPSSEVPHKDNTPPYVAWHQDIKYWGFEGGPVASVWLAFDDVDAENGVLQIIPESHKQGILEHRIAEIPGNMLTANQEIPGHLVNVEDLVECPLKAGQMSVHDGLTVHASEPNMSDRRRCGFVIRYVPTTAYPVKDPERPRTFPATVLVAGTDEYKHFQDHAPNFFTKTS